The Ranitomeya imitator isolate aRanImi1 chromosome 6, aRanImi1.pri, whole genome shotgun sequence genome window below encodes:
- the LOC138643419 gene encoding DNA-directed RNA polymerase II subunit RPB1-like has protein sequence MNPEPITPCSTADHTPEHSRSHSGAQPITLRSTANHTSEHSRSHSGAESITFRAQPITPRAQPITPRAQPITLRSRVDHTPSTADHTPSTADHTPSTADHTLEHSRSHPGAQPITPRSTADHTPEHSRSHPGAQPITLGAQSISPRSTADHTGSTADHTGSTADHTPSTADHTPSTAGHTGSTADLILEHSRSHWEHSRSHQEHSRSHPGAQPITLGAQPITPRAQPITPRAQLITPDHTPSTPDHTPKHSRSHRDHSRSHPGAQLITPRSTADHTGSTVDHTSEHSRSHSGAQPITPWSTADHTPEQSRSHPEHSRSHPEHSRSHSGAELITLRSRVDHTPSTADHTPSTADHTPSTADHTPSTADHTPKHSRSHRDHSRSHPGAQLITPRSTADHTGSTVDHTGSTGDHTSEHSRSHSGAQPITPWSTADHTPEQSRSHPEHSRSHSGAELITLRSRVDHTPSTADHTPSTADHTLEHSRSHPGAQPITLGAQSISPRSTADHTGSTADHTGSTADHTPEHSRSHPEHSRSHWEHS, from the exons ATGAATCCTG AGCCGATCACACCCTGCAGCACAGCCGATCACACTCCGGAGCACAGCCGATCACACTCCGGAGCACAGCCGATCACACTCCGGAGCACAGCCAATCACACCTCGGAGCACAGCCGATCACACTCCGGAGCAGAGTCGATCACATTCCGAGCACAGCCGATCACACCACGAGCACAGCCGATCACACCCCGAGCACAGCCGATCACACTCCGGAGCAGAGTCGATCACACTCCGAGCACAGCCGATCACACCCCGAGCACAGCCGATCACACCCCGAGCACAGCTGATCACACCCTGGAGCACAGCCGATCACACCCCGGAGCACAGCCGATCACACCCCGGAGCACAGCCGATCACACCCCGGAGCACAGCCGATCACACCCCGGAGCACAGCCGATCACACTGGGAGCACAGTCGATCTCACCCCGGAGCACAGCCGATCACACTGGGAGCACAGCCGATCACACCGGGAGCACAGCCGATCACACCCCGAGCACAGCCGATCACACCCCGAGCACAGCCGGTCACACTGGGAGCACAGCTGATCTCATCCTGGAGCACAGCCGATCACACTGGGAACACAGCCGATCACACCAGGAGCACAGCCGATCACACCCCGGAGCACAGCCGATCACACTGGGAGCACAGCCGATCACACCCCGAGCACAGCCGATCACACCCCGAGCACAGCTGATCACACCCGATCACACCCCGAGCACACCCGATCACACCCCGAAGCATAGCCGATCACACCGGGATCACAGCCGATCACACCCCGGAGCACAGCTGATCACACCCCGGAGCACAGCCGATCACACTGGGAGCACAGTCGATCACACCTCGGAGCACAGCCGATCACACTCCGGAGCACAGCCAATCACACCTTGGAGCACAGCCGATCACACTCCGGAGCAGAGTCGATCACACCCCGAGCACAGCCGATCACACCCCGAGCACAGCCGATCACACTCCGGAGCAGAGTTGATCACACTCCGGAGCAGAGTCGATCACACTCCGAGCACAGCCGATCACACCCCGAGCACAGCCGATCACACCCCGAGCACAGCTGATCACACCCCGAGCACAGCCGATCACACCCCGAAGCATAGCCGATCACACCGGGATCACAGCCGATCACACCCCGGAGCACAGCTGATCACACCCCGGAGCACAGCCGATCACACTGGGAGCACAGTCGATCACACCGGGAGCACAGGCGATCACACCTCGGAGCACAGCCGATCACACTCCGGAGCACAGCCAATCACACCTTGGAGCACAGCCGATCACACTCCGGAGCAGAGTCGATCACACCCCGAGCACAGCCGATCACACTCCGGAGCAGAGTTGATCACACTCCGGAGCAGAGTCGATCACACTCCGAGCACAGCCGATCACACCCCGAGCACAGCTGATCACACCCTGGAGCACAGCCGATCACACCCCGGAGCACAGCCGATCACACTGGGAGCACAGTCGATCTCACCCCGGAGCACAGCCGATCACACTGGGAGCACAGCCGATCACACCGGGAGCACAGCCGATCACACCCCGGAGCACAGCCGATCACACCCCGAGCACAGCCGGTCACACTGGGAGCACAGCTGA